One genomic segment of Clostridium saccharoperbutylacetonicum N1-4(HMT) includes these proteins:
- a CDS encoding adenylosuccinate synthase, which translates to MSAFIVLGAQWGDEGKGKMTDYLAEDANVVVRFQGGNNAGHTVVVGDKEYKLHLIPSGILYEDKLNVIGNGVVVDPKALFEEIDYLEGVGVKVTPEKLIVSDRAQLIMPYHKVLDKLKEKARGKNDIGTTGKGIGPCYTDKFERCGIRVCDLLHKDVFTEKLKENVEMKNAYITKVLGGEALNFDEILKEYLEFAEKLKPFVQDTSVRVYNEIKKDKIVLFEGAQGMLLDIDYGTYPYVTSSNTTGGGVSSGVGIGPNMITNAVGITKAYTTRVGKGPFPTELLDETGDWIREKGHEYGVTTGRSRRCGWLDLVIVKTAARVSGLTSLAVTKIDTLAGLEKIKVCVGYKFNGTVIDYFPASLEDLAQCEPIYEEFDGWDDSVADVRSYEELPENVKKYLARISEFTETKISIVGVGPKRDQTMRIDSL; encoded by the coding sequence ATGTCAGCATTTATTGTTTTAGGAGCTCAATGGGGAGACGAAGGAAAAGGAAAGATGACAGATTATTTAGCGGAAGATGCTAATGTAGTTGTTAGATTTCAAGGAGGAAATAATGCTGGTCACACTGTAGTAGTTGGTGACAAGGAATATAAACTGCACTTAATACCATCTGGAATTTTATATGAAGATAAATTAAATGTAATAGGAAATGGAGTAGTTGTAGATCCAAAGGCTTTATTTGAAGAAATAGATTACCTAGAAGGTGTTGGTGTTAAAGTCACACCTGAAAAGTTGATTGTGAGTGACAGAGCACAACTTATCATGCCATATCATAAAGTATTAGATAAATTAAAAGAAAAAGCTAGAGGTAAGAATGATATAGGTACTACTGGTAAAGGAATAGGACCTTGTTATACAGATAAATTTGAAAGATGCGGAATTAGGGTTTGTGACTTATTGCATAAAGATGTTTTTACAGAAAAATTAAAAGAAAATGTTGAAATGAAAAATGCTTATATTACTAAAGTATTAGGAGGAGAAGCATTAAATTTTGATGAAATCTTAAAGGAATATTTAGAATTTGCTGAAAAGTTAAAACCATTTGTTCAAGATACATCTGTAAGAGTTTATAACGAAATTAAGAAAGATAAAATAGTTTTATTTGAAGGTGCTCAAGGAATGCTTCTTGATATTGATTATGGTACATATCCATATGTAACATCATCAAATACAACTGGTGGCGGTGTTTCTAGTGGTGTAGGAATAGGTCCAAATATGATTACTAATGCAGTAGGTATAACAAAGGCATACACTACAAGAGTTGGTAAAGGTCCATTTCCAACAGAATTGCTTGATGAAACTGGAGATTGGATTAGAGAAAAAGGCCATGAATATGGTGTAACTACAGGAAGATCAAGAAGATGTGGATGGTTAGATTTAGTTATAGTTAAAACTGCTGCTAGAGTAAGTGGATTGACTTCATTGGCTGTTACTAAGATTGATACTTTAGCTGGCTTAGAAAAGATTAAAGTATGTGTTGGATATAAGTTTAATGGTACAGTTATAGATTATTTTCCAGCAAGTTTAGAAGATTTAGCTCAATGTGAGCCAATATATGAAGAATTTGATGGATGGGATGATAGTGTAGCTGATGTTAGAAGCTATGAGGAATTACCTGAAAATGTTAAGAAGTATTTAGCTAGGATATCAGAATTTACAGAAACTAAAATTTCAATAGTTGGAGTTGGTCCAAAGAGAGATCAAACTATGAGAATAGATAGTTTATAG
- a CDS encoding NAD(P)/FAD-dependent oxidoreductase yields the protein MIYHDLIVVGGGASGLMAAVVAKDFGLDVAIVEGTDRIGKKILVTGNGRCNISNKNITYPYKNFHSDNNNFFQDALSKFSVEDTENMFLSLGLPFSNSVNGKLYPKSLQASSVIDIFRMAIDDKNIPLYNNCQINSITKKKNFILSSNNAEYNNFSCNKLILSCGGKSAAKTGSDGSGYKLSKSLGHSIKTPLPGIVQLKLDYPFLKALSGIKFDGSASILINDELMRTETGEILFTDYGISGPPILQLSSYASKALSENAKVTIRLDMFPYESNEDVENFLSSHISIFNHREISSALIGVINKKLIPTILKDVGIKDIHLPCSNLDWKYINKLIAKFKKWDFNCTGTNGFPNAQVTVGGIDTKEINSLTLESKLVKNLYICGEVMDVHGDCGGFNLQWAWSSGYLAAKSAASK from the coding sequence ATGATATATCACGATTTAATAGTTGTTGGTGGCGGTGCATCTGGTTTAATGGCAGCAGTAGTTGCTAAAGACTTTGGCTTAGATGTAGCTATTGTTGAAGGTACTGATAGGATTGGAAAGAAAATTCTTGTAACTGGAAATGGACGTTGTAATATAAGTAATAAAAATATTACCTATCCTTATAAAAATTTTCATAGCGATAATAATAACTTTTTCCAAGATGCTTTAAGTAAGTTTTCAGTAGAAGATACTGAAAATATGTTTTTATCTCTTGGTTTACCATTTTCTAATTCTGTTAATGGTAAACTGTATCCAAAATCTCTTCAAGCTTCCTCTGTCATAGATATATTTAGAATGGCTATTGATGATAAAAATATACCATTGTATAACAATTGCCAAATTAATTCGATAACAAAAAAGAAAAACTTCATTTTATCTAGCAATAACGCTGAATATAATAATTTTTCTTGCAATAAACTTATTTTAAGCTGTGGAGGAAAATCTGCTGCAAAAACAGGTTCTGATGGTTCTGGCTACAAACTAAGTAAATCTCTTGGACACAGTATTAAAACACCTCTTCCAGGCATTGTTCAATTAAAATTAGATTATCCTTTTTTAAAAGCTCTATCAGGAATAAAATTTGATGGTTCCGCTTCTATTTTAATAAATGATGAACTTATGCGTACTGAAACAGGTGAAATACTCTTTACCGACTATGGTATTTCTGGTCCACCTATACTACAACTATCATCTTATGCCTCTAAAGCACTTTCAGAAAATGCTAAAGTTACTATACGATTAGACATGTTTCCATATGAAAGTAACGAAGATGTAGAGAATTTCTTATCTTCACATATTTCTATATTTAACCATAGAGAAATATCATCAGCATTGATTGGAGTAATAAATAAAAAATTAATTCCTACTATACTAAAAGATGTTGGTATAAAAGATATTCATTTGCCTTGCAGCAATTTAGACTGGAAATATATCAATAAATTGATTGCTAAATTTAAGAAATGGGATTTTAACTGTACAGGTACTAATGGATTTCCTAACGCCCAAGTTACTGTTGGTGGAATTGACACTAAGGAAATTAATAGCTTAACATTAGAATCTAAATTAGTTAAAAATCTCTATATCTGTGGTGAAGTCATGGATGTTCATGGTGATTGCGGTGGCTTTAACCTTCAGTGGGCGTGGAGTTCTGGTTATTTAGCCGCAAAATCTGCTGCTAGCAAATAA
- a CDS encoding NAD(P)-dependent malic enzyme, with product MNIYEEALKFHEEKRGKYEIKPTCEVKNSKDLSLAYTPGVAEPCREIHKDPQKAYIYTRKWNTVAVVSDGTAVLGLGDIGPLAALPVMEGKSILFKEFGNVDAFPIVLDTKNVDEIVNTVANIAPTVGGINLEDISAPRCFEIEKKLKERLNIPVFHDDQHGTAIVVLSALINALKIVKKDLETIKVIINGAGSAGTAICKLLLSSGVKNIVMCDIDGIISRDKDLSHNIYMEELANITNPNNETGKLADAIKGADVFIGVSAPNIVSKDMVKTMNKDGIIFAMANPTPEIFPDDAKEAGIAVMGTGRSDFPNQINNVLAFPGIFRGALDARATDINEEMKVAAAYAIANAISEKDLSPENIIPKAFDLKVQTLVAEAVKEAAIKSGVASIK from the coding sequence ATGAATATTTATGAAGAAGCCTTAAAATTTCATGAAGAAAAAAGAGGCAAATATGAAATCAAACCAACTTGTGAAGTAAAAAACTCAAAGGACTTAAGTCTTGCATATACACCAGGTGTCGCTGAGCCTTGTCGTGAAATACATAAGGATCCTCAAAAAGCTTATATATACACTCGTAAATGGAATACAGTTGCCGTAGTATCAGATGGTACCGCAGTACTAGGCTTAGGTGATATTGGGCCACTTGCAGCTTTACCTGTAATGGAAGGAAAGAGCATTTTATTTAAGGAATTTGGCAATGTTGATGCATTTCCTATAGTTTTAGACACTAAAAACGTTGACGAAATCGTTAATACAGTTGCAAATATAGCTCCAACTGTAGGTGGTATAAATTTAGAAGATATTTCAGCTCCGAGATGTTTCGAAATTGAAAAGAAATTAAAAGAAAGATTAAATATTCCAGTATTTCATGATGATCAACACGGAACAGCAATCGTTGTTTTATCAGCATTAATAAATGCTTTAAAGATAGTGAAGAAAGATTTAGAAACTATAAAAGTAATTATTAATGGTGCTGGTTCTGCTGGAACTGCTATTTGTAAATTATTACTTTCTTCTGGAGTTAAAAATATAGTTATGTGTGATATTGATGGTATAATAAGCCGTGATAAAGATTTAAGCCATAATATTTACATGGAAGAATTAGCAAATATAACTAACCCTAACAATGAAACTGGTAAACTTGCAGACGCCATAAAAGGTGCAGATGTATTTATAGGTGTTTCTGCCCCAAATATAGTCTCAAAAGATATGGTAAAAACTATGAATAAGGATGGAATCATTTTTGCTATGGCAAACCCAACTCCTGAAATCTTTCCTGATGATGCAAAGGAAGCTGGTATTGCAGTAATGGGTACTGGTAGATCTGATTTTCCTAACCAAATAAATAACGTATTAGCCTTTCCTGGTATATTTAGAGGTGCACTAGATGCAAGGGCAACAGACATTAATGAAGAAATGAAAGTTGCGGCAGCTTATGCGATTGCAAATGCTATTTCTGAAAAAGATTTATCTCCTGAAAACATAATCCCTAAAGCATTTGATTTAAAAGTTCAAACTTTAGTTGCTGAAGCAGTTAAAGAAGCTGCAATTAAAAGTGGAGTAGCATCAATTAAATAA
- a CDS encoding ATP-binding protein produces MIKGYQTEILKIYDKIREDEAKALKLRKAEISEKFPEIIELDNQIQKLSLKMAVSILKSTDGEKVIDEFKENITDLRVKKCEMLVERGYDPEYLNLRYHCTKCKDTGFIGPVKCSCYKQKLVKLYYKNSELENTVASNNFDNFDLNLFSNHKLGDEKFTPRKNMENILQFVLREYLPDFSKISTNMLFYGNPGSGKTYLSYCIAKAILDLGYLVVYKTSDELIKNLREIRFNNDSSLESLILECDLLIIDDLGAEHLNEFSITELFNVINKRILTNKKMLISTNLTLPGITKQYSERIASRLIGEFKLCKFYSEDIRIKKNLEKNK; encoded by the coding sequence ATGATTAAAGGATATCAAACTGAAATTTTAAAAATATATGATAAAATTAGAGAAGATGAGGCTAAAGCTTTAAAACTTAGAAAGGCAGAAATTTCTGAGAAATTTCCAGAGATTATCGAATTAGATAATCAAATTCAGAAGTTATCTTTAAAAATGGCAGTGTCAATACTTAAATCTACTGATGGCGAAAAAGTAATTGATGAATTTAAAGAAAATATAACTGACTTAAGAGTAAAAAAGTGTGAAATGCTGGTTGAACGAGGATATGATCCTGAATACTTAAATTTACGTTACCATTGTACTAAATGTAAAGATACAGGCTTCATAGGACCTGTTAAGTGCAGTTGCTATAAGCAGAAATTAGTTAAATTGTATTATAAAAATTCTGAATTAGAAAATACAGTAGCATCCAATAACTTCGATAATTTCGATTTAAACTTATTTTCTAATCATAAACTTGGAGACGAAAAATTTACACCTCGAAAAAATATGGAAAATATTTTGCAATTTGTATTAAGAGAATATCTTCCTGACTTTTCAAAAATATCAACCAATATGTTATTTTACGGTAACCCAGGCAGTGGTAAAACTTATTTATCTTACTGCATAGCAAAAGCCATATTAGATCTTGGATATTTAGTTGTATACAAAACTTCTGATGAATTAATTAAGAATTTAAGAGAAATAAGATTCAATAACGATTCCTCACTAGAATCCTTGATTTTAGAATGTGACTTATTAATAATAGATGATTTAGGAGCAGAGCATCTTAACGAATTTTCTATAACTGAGTTATTCAATGTAATTAACAAGAGAATTCTTACAAATAAAAAAATGCTTATTTCTACTAATTTAACCTTACCAGGTATAACGAAACAATACAGTGAAAGAATTGCATCTAGATTAATTGGTGAATTTAAACTGTGCAAATTTTATTCTGAAGATATAAGGATAAAAAAGAATTTAGAAAAGAATAAATAA
- a CDS encoding replicative DNA helicase yields MDASVMRSLPQSIEAEQSVLGSMIIDKNAIAKVLESLEEEDFYRDGHKIIYRSILDMFRSDIAIDLLTLLEYLKSTDMLERAGGVTYITELSASVPTTANLSAYIKIVSDKSTLRKLIKSSTTIIEESYNNQSNVEDVVDSAEKKIFNIAEKRTSKDFEPLSDVLERGFAQIEKLFNEKGTVTGVASGFTDLDAKTSGFQSGDMVLIAARPSMGKTTFALNIVEYAALKENKSVVVFSLEMSKEQLAYKLLCSEANVDMLRLRTGALEDKDWENIAMAAGPLSKAKIYIDDTAGVTVMEMRSKCRRLKIEYGIDLIVIDYLQLMSGGTGTDNRQQEVSEISRSIKALAKEMECPVIALSQLSRAPEQRADHRPMLSDLRESGSIEQDADVVMFLYRDEYYDKETEDKNMAECIMAKQRNGPVGTVKLAWLGQFSKFGNLDVIHRE; encoded by the coding sequence TTGGATGCATCAGTTATGAGGAGTTTGCCTCAAAGCATAGAAGCGGAACAATCAGTTTTAGGATCTATGATAATAGATAAAAATGCTATTGCTAAAGTATTGGAAAGCTTAGAAGAAGAAGATTTTTATAGGGATGGCCATAAGATAATATATAGATCTATATTAGATATGTTTAGAAGTGACATAGCAATAGATTTGTTAACATTGTTAGAATATTTGAAAAGCACCGATATGCTGGAGCGAGCTGGAGGGGTAACCTATATAACAGAATTGAGTGCTTCTGTACCAACTACTGCAAATCTGAGTGCATACATAAAGATTGTTTCTGATAAATCTACTTTGAGAAAGCTAATTAAATCATCAACTACTATCATTGAAGAAAGTTATAATAATCAAAGTAATGTAGAAGATGTTGTAGATAGTGCCGAAAAGAAAATATTTAATATTGCAGAAAAAAGAACTTCAAAAGACTTTGAACCACTAAGTGATGTATTGGAAAGAGGATTTGCACAAATAGAGAAGCTTTTTAATGAAAAAGGTACAGTTACTGGAGTTGCTTCAGGGTTTACAGATTTGGATGCAAAGACTTCTGGATTTCAAAGTGGAGATATGGTATTAATTGCAGCTAGACCATCAATGGGAAAAACCACTTTTGCTTTGAATATAGTGGAATATGCAGCACTTAAAGAAAATAAAAGTGTTGTAGTATTTTCACTGGAAATGTCTAAGGAGCAATTAGCCTATAAGCTGCTTTGCTCAGAAGCTAACGTTGATATGTTAAGGCTTAGAACAGGGGCTTTAGAAGATAAAGATTGGGAAAATATAGCTATGGCAGCGGGACCTCTTTCAAAAGCAAAAATCTATATAGATGATACTGCTGGTGTTACTGTTATGGAAATGAGGTCAAAATGCAGAAGACTTAAAATAGAGTATGGAATAGATTTAATAGTTATAGACTACTTGCAGCTTATGTCAGGGGGAACTGGTACTGATAATAGACAACAAGAAGTATCTGAAATATCAAGATCTATTAAAGCTTTAGCTAAGGAAATGGAATGTCCAGTAATTGCTTTGTCACAGTTATCCCGTGCCCCAGAACAAAGAGCAGATCATAGACCAATGCTATCAGACTTAAGAGAATCTGGATCAATTGAACAAGATGCCGATGTAGTTATGTTTTTATATAGAGATGAATACTACGATAAAGAAACAGAAGACAAAAATATGGCTGAATGTATAATGGCTAAGCAAAGAAACGGTCCAGTTGGTACAGTAAAACTAGCATGGCTAGGTCAATTCAGTAAATTTGGTAATCTAGATGTAATTCATAGGGAATAA
- a CDS encoding DnaD domain protein gives MSTFMLKNKSLKSTPVSNIFLEKYMPQARGEFVKIYLLMLKHNISGELGISSTILASALNLLESDIINALNYWNDQGVLKLTKIDTMGNFDVEFLDLIEEPVNTKKEVDLLEALDSTSTKDMLKDIETLLARPLSPNEMSIYLNWQKEFGFSSELILILMEYCISKGKSDPRYIEKVALAWHDQKITNVEQAQNLIKKTEDKWLNIRKILTYLGINNTDIMKPQQDLIEKWLLIYKFPNEIITKACDICFERLSRADFKYIDGILTNWNKNNIRTLEDIALKDTKNSKNNNYQKNYIRNNNNDKSTPKFNNFEAREYDYDSLEKKLLGWDNDD, from the coding sequence ATGAGTACATTTATGTTAAAGAATAAATCTCTAAAATCTACTCCTGTAAGTAATATATTTCTCGAGAAATACATGCCTCAAGCTAGAGGTGAATTTGTAAAAATTTATTTATTAATGTTAAAACATAATATTTCTGGAGAATTAGGAATTAGCTCAACAATATTAGCTTCAGCATTAAATTTATTAGAATCTGATATTATAAATGCCCTTAATTATTGGAATGATCAAGGAGTTTTAAAGCTAACTAAAATAGATACTATGGGAAATTTTGATGTAGAATTTTTAGACTTAATAGAGGAACCAGTAAATACTAAAAAGGAAGTTGATTTACTTGAAGCCTTAGACAGTACTAGTACAAAGGATATGCTAAAAGACATTGAAACACTTTTAGCAAGACCCTTATCGCCAAATGAAATGTCTATTTACTTAAATTGGCAAAAGGAATTTGGCTTTTCCTCTGAATTAATTTTAATATTAATGGAATACTGTATATCAAAAGGCAAAAGTGATCCTAGATATATTGAAAAGGTAGCCTTGGCTTGGCATGATCAAAAAATAACAAATGTTGAGCAGGCACAAAACTTAATCAAAAAAACTGAAGATAAATGGCTTAACATAAGAAAGATATTAACCTACTTAGGTATAAATAATACTGATATAATGAAGCCACAACAAGATTTAATTGAGAAATGGCTTTTAATCTACAAATTTCCAAATGAAATTATAACTAAAGCCTGTGATATATGTTTTGAAAGATTAAGTAGAGCTGATTTCAAATACATCGATGGAATACTAACTAACTGGAATAAAAATAATATTAGAACGCTAGAAGATATAGCTCTTAAGGATACAAAAAATTCTAAAAATAATAATTATCAAAAAAATTATATCCGCAACAATAATAATGATAAATCAACTCCTAAATTCAATAATTTTGAAGCAAGGGAGTATGATTACGATTCCTTAGAAAAAAAACTTTTAGGATGGGATAATGATGATTAA
- a CDS encoding S8 family serine peptidase produces the protein MFLFKKKLDHNLQSYISKNAFKNYRVLIQYKDFQSSIVKKISSYRGTVFHIIESSNLISARLNSRGIDRLSEYPEVKKIYLDEYLFLCGMSVTTANKVHFSEKFNLSGAGIGIGLVDSGIYPHQDLTSPSTKIEFFEDLINNFKYPYDDNGHGTSIAGILCSSGLSSNNMYKGICNKSKLYCYKAFDKLGKGFASDILYSIESLSNKSKENNIKVLCLPFELLTHNTFIISCFDLTFNYAISKGLIPIVPSGSNLSTKTSIMGIATLPSCITVSGLNTASPIIKPYAYSSEGIYVKLNKPNLSAACVNIVSLNSDNNYIPEKNGLKLYPNRLDIAYKTFTGSSIAVAYISGLCALLCEKNPAMSFKDMNSLLKIACDPIDDISSSIQGEGLINIHKLIT, from the coding sequence ATGTTCTTATTTAAAAAGAAATTAGATCATAATCTACAATCCTATATATCCAAAAATGCTTTTAAAAATTACAGAGTGCTTATTCAATATAAAGATTTTCAATCTTCAATTGTAAAAAAGATCAGTTCATATAGAGGAACTGTTTTTCATATAATAGAATCTTCTAATCTTATAAGTGCAAGACTTAATTCACGAGGTATTGATAGGTTGTCAGAATATCCTGAAGTAAAAAAAATTTACTTAGATGAATACTTATTTTTATGTGGTATGAGCGTTACTACTGCCAACAAAGTTCATTTCTCAGAAAAATTTAATTTATCAGGTGCTGGAATTGGCATAGGACTTGTTGATAGTGGCATATATCCTCATCAGGATTTAACCTCCCCTAGCACTAAGATAGAATTCTTTGAAGATCTAATAAATAATTTCAAGTATCCATATGATGACAATGGCCACGGTACATCAATTGCAGGAATTCTATGCAGTAGTGGTTTATCGTCTAATAATATGTATAAAGGTATCTGCAATAAAAGTAAATTATATTGCTATAAAGCCTTTGATAAGCTTGGAAAAGGATTTGCCTCTGATATATTGTATTCAATTGAAAGTTTATCTAATAAATCTAAAGAAAATAACATAAAAGTATTATGTCTTCCCTTTGAACTTTTAACTCATAATACATTCATCATTTCTTGTTTTGATTTAACATTTAATTATGCTATCTCTAAAGGCTTGATTCCAATAGTGCCTAGCGGAAGTAATCTGAGTACTAAGACTTCTATAATGGGTATTGCAACTCTTCCAAGCTGCATTACTGTATCAGGATTAAACACAGCTTCACCAATTATAAAACCTTATGCTTACTCTTCTGAAGGTATTTATGTCAAATTAAATAAACCTAATTTATCTGCTGCTTGTGTTAATATTGTTTCCTTAAACTCTGACAATAATTACATTCCCGAAAAAAATGGCCTTAAGCTTTATCCTAACAGACTAGATATCGCATATAAGACTTTTACTGGTTCATCAATTGCTGTTGCTTATATTAGTGGTTTATGTGCTTTGCTATGCGAAAAAAATCCAGCTATGAGCTTCAAAGACATGAATTCATTGTTGAAAATTGCATGCGATCCTATTGATGATATCTCTAGTTCAATTCAAGGTGAAGGTTTAATAAATATACACAAACTTATAACTTAA
- the proC gene encoding pyrroline-5-carboxylate reductase, giving the protein MNKKIGFIGCGNMGSAMVGGLIKSEFLEANNMIISTKTEKSAKKLNEQFNVLTTFDSKIVAQEAEVIILAVKPFMYKTIIDEIKSELNKDKLIISIAAGISIDNMENWIGEDAKIIRTMPNTPALVGQAMSAICPNKNVSKDELDYCFKIFESFGECVQLEEKDFHAFTALCGSSPAYVYMFIEAMADAAVKLGIPRAKAYKMAAQSVLGSSKMVLETGKHPGELKDAVCSPAGTTIVAVAELEKLGFRNSVIQAIDKCAEKSQNM; this is encoded by the coding sequence ATGAATAAGAAAATTGGGTTTATAGGTTGTGGAAATATGGGCAGTGCCATGGTAGGGGGATTAATAAAGTCGGAATTTTTAGAAGCTAATAATATGATAATTTCAACAAAAACTGAAAAGTCTGCTAAAAAATTAAATGAACAATTTAATGTATTAACAACTTTTGATAGTAAAATTGTAGCACAAGAAGCAGAAGTAATAATTTTAGCTGTAAAACCTTTTATGTATAAAACAATAATAGATGAAATTAAATCAGAATTAAACAAAGATAAGTTAATTATTTCAATAGCAGCTGGAATTAGTATAGATAATATGGAAAATTGGATAGGCGAAGATGCTAAAATAATTAGAACTATGCCTAATACACCGGCACTTGTTGGTCAAGCTATGTCAGCAATATGTCCAAATAAAAACGTAAGCAAAGATGAATTGGATTATTGTTTTAAAATATTTGAAAGCTTTGGAGAATGTGTTCAGTTAGAAGAAAAGGATTTTCATGCATTTACAGCTTTATGTGGATCGTCACCAGCATATGTATACATGTTTATAGAAGCCATGGCAGATGCAGCTGTGAAACTAGGAATACCTAGAGCTAAAGCTTATAAGATGGCAGCACAAAGTGTTTTAGGATCTTCCAAGATGGTATTAGAAACAGGAAAGCATCCAGGGGAATTAAAAGATGCAGTTTGTTCTCCGGCAGGAACCACAATTGTTGCAGTGGCTGAACTAGAAAAATTGGGATTTAGAAATAGTGTTATACAAGCTATTGATAAGTGTGCAGAAAAATCACAAAATATGTAG
- a CDS encoding DUF1858 domain-containing protein: MVTKDMTIGEVVNADSSKAGVLMSFGMGCVGCPSAQAETIAEAATVHGINLDDLLEALNR; this comes from the coding sequence ATGGTAACTAAGGATATGACAATTGGTGAAGTAGTTAATGCGGATTCCTCTAAAGCAGGAGTTTTAATGAGTTTTGGAATGGGATGTGTTGGATGTCCATCAGCTCAAGCTGAGACTATAGCAGAAGCTGCAACTGTTCATGGAATAAATTTAGACGATTTATTAGAAGCATTAAATAGATAA
- a CDS encoding acyl-[acyl-carrier-protein] thioesterase has translation MSKSFTKKYEIHYYEVNSKMRCKLPSIINFLEDVGTQQSESLGGGIEYCKKNNCGWVFYKYDIKIHRYPLFGETISITTEPVGFKKFYGLRNYKINDEAGNIIGEGSALFFLIDIEKRRPMRIQQEQYDFYGVDGDIDYNISMDKIEKIDENQYNKQFSIRYSDIDSNNHVNNVKYFEWAMEAIPLDVINNYELRRIKVIFEKETNYGEVISSSATIKVLDDNKLKSYHTIRNAEDVDAALIEAEWEKCAH, from the coding sequence ATGAGCAAAAGTTTTACAAAAAAATATGAAATACATTATTATGAAGTAAATTCAAAAATGAGATGTAAATTACCATCAATAATTAATTTTCTTGAGGATGTAGGTACTCAGCAATCTGAGAGTTTGGGAGGCGGAATTGAGTATTGCAAAAAAAATAATTGTGGTTGGGTATTTTATAAGTATGATATAAAGATTCATAGATACCCATTGTTTGGAGAAACCATAAGTATTACTACAGAACCTGTAGGTTTTAAAAAATTCTATGGATTAAGAAATTATAAAATCAACGATGAAGCAGGTAATATTATTGGGGAAGGATCAGCCTTATTTTTCTTAATTGATATTGAAAAAAGAAGACCAATGAGAATACAACAAGAACAATATGATTTTTATGGTGTTGATGGCGATATTGATTATAATATAAGTATGGATAAAATAGAGAAAATTGATGAAAATCAATATAATAAACAATTTAGCATTAGATATAGTGATATTGATTCAAATAATCATGTTAATAATGTTAAGTATTTTGAATGGGCCATGGAAGCAATTCCACTTGATGTTATTAATAATTATGAACTTAGAAGAATTAAAGTTATTTTTGAAAAGGAAACTAATTATGGAGAAGTTATATCATCATCGGCTACAATAAAAGTGCTAGATGATAATAAGTTGAAGTCATATCATACAATAAGAAATGCTGAAGATGTAGACGCAGCATTAATAGAGGCTGAATGGGAAAAATGTGCACATTAA